A genome region from Hevea brasiliensis isolate MT/VB/25A 57/8 chromosome 9, ASM3005281v1, whole genome shotgun sequence includes the following:
- the LOC110657583 gene encoding ultraviolet-B receptor UVR8 isoform X2, translated as MMEESQEGKEVTKAETEQPEELKLQQRVWSWGAGTDGQLGTGKLEDEHLPQVLHLTPLSSAAPISTLACGGAHVIVLSSAGKVLTWGRGTSGQLGHGEMLSSLHPKPVNFLDGYVITNVSAGWSHSGFVSDTGSLLTCGDGSFGQLGHGDYKSHSIPVKVSYFVNRHVERIACGMRHSLVLLKADGDLYVWGRGFTGTSDVLTPQHLVSPLKFSRVALGWNHALVLTDGGEVFILGGDRHGVLSDLEKINLQKHLDSTHAVLNSVSGLDGTKVVEIAAGAEHSALLTVDGAIKTWGWGEHGQLGLGNTSDQINPQTVSLGHQAQNQEDALKVYCGSGFTFVLRSLFVV; from the exons ATGATGGAAGAAAGCCAAGAAGGCAAAGAAGTGACCAAAGCAGAAACAGAACAACCAGAAGAACTAAAATTGCAGCAGCGAGTGTGGAGTTGGGGAGCAGGAACTGACGGCCAGCTGGGCACAGGCAAGCTTGAGGACGAGCATCTCCCTCAAGTCCTTCACCTTACTCCTCTCTCCTCCGCTGCACCCATCTCCACGCTTGCCTGCGGCGGCGCTCACGTTATTGTTTTGAGCTCTG CTGGGAAAGTACTGACATGGGGCAGAGGAACATCTGGTCAGCTAGGCCATGGAGAAATGCTCAGTAGCTTACATCCAAAGCCCGTTAATTTCTTGGATGGTTATGTTATAACAAATGTCTCTGCTGGATGGAGCCACTCTGGGTTTGTTTCAG ACACAGGCTCACTTTTGACTTGTGGGGATGGCTCATTTGGTCAGCTTGGGCATGGCGATTACAAGTCACATAGTATTCCTGTTAAAGTCTCATATTTTGTTAATAGGCACGTTGAGCGGATAGCATGTGGCATGCGACATTCACTTGTCTTGTTGAAAG CTGATGGCGATCTGTATGTTTGGGGAAGAGGGTTTACTGGCACTTCTGATGTTCTTACCCCTCAGCATTTGGTTTCACCTTTGAAGTTTAGTAGAGTTGCTCTCGGATGGAATCATGCATTAGTATTGACTG ATGGTGGTGAAGTTTTTATCCTTGGTGGTGATCGCCATGGAGTGCTTAGTGATCTTGAGAAAATAAACCTGCAGAAGCATTTAG ATTCAACTCATGCTGTTTTGAATAGTGTCTCTGGTCTCGATGGGACAAAAGTTGTGGAGATTGCAGCTGGAGCAGAGCATTCTGCTTTATTGACAG TGGATGGAGCAATAAAGACATGGGGATGGGGTGAAcatggtcaacttggtttggggAACACAAGTGACCAAATCAACCCTCAAACAGTGAGTCTAGGCCACCAAGCTCAGAACCAAGAAGACGCGTTGAAAGTTTACTGTGGCAGTGGATTTACATTTGTTTTAAGGTCACTTTTCGTTGTCTAA
- the LOC110657583 gene encoding ultraviolet-B receptor UVR8 isoform X1, with the protein MMEESQEGKEVTKAETEQPEELKLQQRVWSWGAGTDGQLGTGKLEDEHLPQVLHLTPLSSAAPISTLACGGAHVIVLSSAGKVLTWGRGTSGQLGHGEMLSSLHPKPVNFLDGYVITNVSAGWSHSGFVSDTGSLLTCGDGSFGQLGHGDYKSHSIPVKVSYFVNRHVERIACGMRHSLVLLKDCSRKQIYGFGSGKRGQLGISKDKVKSISVPQVICGVEGIEIISICANGDHSAALSADGDLYVWGRGFTGTSDVLTPQHLVSPLKFSRVALGWNHALVLTDGGEVFILGGDRHGVLSDLEKINLQKHLDSTHAVLNSVSGLDGTKVVEIAAGAEHSALLTVDGAIKTWGWGEHGQLGLGNTSDQINPQTVSLGHQAQNQEDALKVYCGSGFTFVLRSLFVV; encoded by the exons ATGATGGAAGAAAGCCAAGAAGGCAAAGAAGTGACCAAAGCAGAAACAGAACAACCAGAAGAACTAAAATTGCAGCAGCGAGTGTGGAGTTGGGGAGCAGGAACTGACGGCCAGCTGGGCACAGGCAAGCTTGAGGACGAGCATCTCCCTCAAGTCCTTCACCTTACTCCTCTCTCCTCCGCTGCACCCATCTCCACGCTTGCCTGCGGCGGCGCTCACGTTATTGTTTTGAGCTCTG CTGGGAAAGTACTGACATGGGGCAGAGGAACATCTGGTCAGCTAGGCCATGGAGAAATGCTCAGTAGCTTACATCCAAAGCCCGTTAATTTCTTGGATGGTTATGTTATAACAAATGTCTCTGCTGGATGGAGCCACTCTGGGTTTGTTTCAG ACACAGGCTCACTTTTGACTTGTGGGGATGGCTCATTTGGTCAGCTTGGGCATGGCGATTACAAGTCACATAGTATTCCTGTTAAAGTCTCATATTTTGTTAATAGGCACGTTGAGCGGATAGCATGTGGCATGCGACATTCACTTGTCTTGTTGAAAG ATTGTTCGAGAAAACAAATTTATGGTTTCGGTTCTGGAAAGCGTGGTCAATTGGGTATCTCCAAAGATAAGGTTAAATCAATTAGTGTTCCCCAAGTTATCTGTGGGGTAGAAGGCATTGAAATAATTAGCATTTGTGCGAATGGAGATCACAGTGCTGCATTATCTG CTGATGGCGATCTGTATGTTTGGGGAAGAGGGTTTACTGGCACTTCTGATGTTCTTACCCCTCAGCATTTGGTTTCACCTTTGAAGTTTAGTAGAGTTGCTCTCGGATGGAATCATGCATTAGTATTGACTG ATGGTGGTGAAGTTTTTATCCTTGGTGGTGATCGCCATGGAGTGCTTAGTGATCTTGAGAAAATAAACCTGCAGAAGCATTTAG ATTCAACTCATGCTGTTTTGAATAGTGTCTCTGGTCTCGATGGGACAAAAGTTGTGGAGATTGCAGCTGGAGCAGAGCATTCTGCTTTATTGACAG TGGATGGAGCAATAAAGACATGGGGATGGGGTGAAcatggtcaacttggtttggggAACACAAGTGACCAAATCAACCCTCAAACAGTGAGTCTAGGCCACCAAGCTCAGAACCAAGAAGACGCGTTGAAAGTTTACTGTGGCAGTGGATTTACATTTGTTTTAAGGTCACTTTTCGTTGTCTAA
- the LOC110657583 gene encoding ultraviolet-B receptor UVR8 isoform X3 has product MMEESQEGKEVTKAETEQPEELKLQQRVWSWGAGTDGQLGTGKLEDEHLPQVLHLTPLSSAAPISTLACGGAHVIVLSSAGKVLTWGRGTSGQLGHGEMLSSLHPKPVNFLDGYVITNVSAGWSHSGFVSDTGSLLTCGDGSFGQLGHGDYKSHSIPVKVSYFVNRHVERIACGMRHSLVLLKDCSRKQIYGFGSGKRGQLGISKDKVKSISVPQVICGVEGIEIISICANGDHSAALSADGDLYVWGRGFTGTSDVLTPQHLVSPLKFSRVALGWNHALVLTDGGEVFILGGDRHGVLSDLEKINLQKHLVSLVSMGQKLWRLQLEQSILLY; this is encoded by the exons ATGATGGAAGAAAGCCAAGAAGGCAAAGAAGTGACCAAAGCAGAAACAGAACAACCAGAAGAACTAAAATTGCAGCAGCGAGTGTGGAGTTGGGGAGCAGGAACTGACGGCCAGCTGGGCACAGGCAAGCTTGAGGACGAGCATCTCCCTCAAGTCCTTCACCTTACTCCTCTCTCCTCCGCTGCACCCATCTCCACGCTTGCCTGCGGCGGCGCTCACGTTATTGTTTTGAGCTCTG CTGGGAAAGTACTGACATGGGGCAGAGGAACATCTGGTCAGCTAGGCCATGGAGAAATGCTCAGTAGCTTACATCCAAAGCCCGTTAATTTCTTGGATGGTTATGTTATAACAAATGTCTCTGCTGGATGGAGCCACTCTGGGTTTGTTTCAG ACACAGGCTCACTTTTGACTTGTGGGGATGGCTCATTTGGTCAGCTTGGGCATGGCGATTACAAGTCACATAGTATTCCTGTTAAAGTCTCATATTTTGTTAATAGGCACGTTGAGCGGATAGCATGTGGCATGCGACATTCACTTGTCTTGTTGAAAG ATTGTTCGAGAAAACAAATTTATGGTTTCGGTTCTGGAAAGCGTGGTCAATTGGGTATCTCCAAAGATAAGGTTAAATCAATTAGTGTTCCCCAAGTTATCTGTGGGGTAGAAGGCATTGAAATAATTAGCATTTGTGCGAATGGAGATCACAGTGCTGCATTATCTG CTGATGGCGATCTGTATGTTTGGGGAAGAGGGTTTACTGGCACTTCTGATGTTCTTACCCCTCAGCATTTGGTTTCACCTTTGAAGTTTAGTAGAGTTGCTCTCGGATGGAATCATGCATTAGTATTGACTG ATGGTGGTGAAGTTTTTATCCTTGGTGGTGATCGCCATGGAGTGCTTAGTGATCTTGAGAAAATAAACCTGCAGAAGCATTTAG TGTCTCTGGTCTCGATGGGACAAAAGTTGTGGAGATTGCAGCTGGAGCAGAGCATTCTGCTTTATTGA